One window of Lepeophtheirus salmonis chromosome Z, UVic_Lsal_1.4, whole genome shotgun sequence genomic DNA carries:
- the Atg2 gene encoding autophagy-related protein 2 homolog B: protein MSWTNWYSCLSEAFKKRAGRYIVNRYLGSFLEDGAVLLDQLSTESGELTLENVSLDSKNINGILESTPLELVDGYIRELRVSIPWSSLLSENCHFSILGLTLTLAARPPPPQASSSSTFHSMYESFSSMNLAQDVSKEEESLIGDPVGGVQYLAEAIDSILTRLRVSLLDTVIRIEYVPGLETRGLALELRISEVVYSGHQDANDPSSSSLKKVLFRQVDLLSDEFVFRNAEDNEELLEDQPPLRLARLSGSTELILHFSEEKNDYGLPSVLEEFDINCGLLAVHIYPHQIHTVMEIAKSIFFKPQEPLMHHKHHHNIENLLQKKHYFTATIQSSYAQSVDKWFHVGESPSTVEFPKISIKIACFISAFIERDENISKLGGNYQKIFLKKTLKFPPLQKNRLNILHDYVTSACKENSHIQVVGAPLKICMKDISHITVSVGELSVRELILSDPRSSPEIYQILDFSSSTEIKRNPDLKVKISHKCPRDEKNCLEIIVAINPVILEVDLGIVDRVYCLLNYSEMDPTCIKTIMDKSQQSSSFELSLTSSQVKINFYVPKIDLRSPPDIPSFVEYFWSRHVHSESLVFSIDELMLTSIAQNDVVNLNISSDLVRIFYVEEDAHYDLIEIKKSLSSEGSSSSAATIFIQINLDESKRLFWKFDKSLNSKSSEEYLISGANVENTLERTLDKGISKQILEALSFGQTNNNVLIDLSIDDISIILPSKHIYEIIYNRLGNDLLLWFPLIYRVKEYIFGILFDDPLKYDDNFGFSTGYSNQVKDFDEYEENITCSSNNSSKKSFPKCGKNLCIHVDTTVLLKVGSGKILICPNVWYKSHENNNKALLASVQKLSLSCVVGLERDPEIIIFNLKVDDGSIKYGHSTCNKQEHFLNDPNLHSLFEKTDFCRRAWLDVLETQLPLLEITSKILFNSKSNLKKINLSFALQEASILMSSENLELQYFIEWIIDFFTVVEYPIVGYNPPVILTEMQFDIKRSSLDLHFPAKQRLTLSLGSMKMSCNFLDSSLDMSIALCLEDVGLFLSQDSIDPVESSICFCDLDYLDLYVFLKENFEKPPILDITCSCNLLRVRTCADTIKILTKLVSEFIEEHEKAFTKNANKHSRTVITDQEVHEVENVFDESEDVVPDIAEAMEDLLRDTLQENKKETKDTKKMGGHVFFFPDEANPNQFPDSLGMTQSFYADPDAMSASDIRQKYSIGESDTFDEEFCILDNEIGTGIISRSGEPTVRCLLDSTDNIVMIDNHFSIPDQSIDYLRTPKNFPKFQTSFTLKKLSVLWKMYGGNDFSSSKELALNTKSQLQKMGMSLYVDPQTSVILCNDGNILKRKERTPPGRSARLLADNLKTKGGPGRNEEQLIEICIHKLQLKHEVYNQEANESSRQILIVPLLEICDRLAISDINKLLYPYASRTRPQRSNANMLTYKCVNLRKENNINESNVHVSLQPFRINIDQDTLFFIIDFGCALIPNAYSAAIPPKSFLTESERKVKYNNEMETIIIQEESSESQGQESVDSITTTTSQSLSPPPSESEKRSQPQPFIKSFVFSHSVPIRIDYLGKYVDLTHGTLKGLLVGLAQLNCSELTLKKVSYQSGILGLDKLFKLLLMDWFEDVKQNQVPSLLGGVGPMYSFLQLMQGIKDLILLPLEQYQKDGRLMRGIQKGANSFTASTAMGILDMTNRMLGLIKFMAEIAFDIMSPDGPALHSQLPSIEHKRLRRKRTIVSRPSDMREGIFNALVVVRDGFDETARTLIEAASNERSKKGISGAVGGVLKQVPSTMMKPVIVAASATSNVLEGVKNQVAPEGRKEEEEKWRKL, encoded by the exons ATGTCTTGGACGAATTGGTATAGTTGTTTATCGGAGGCCTTCAAAAAGAGGGCTGGGCGCTACATTGTAAATCGATATCTTGGCTCTTTCTTAGAAGATGGAGCCGTTCTACTGGATCAACTATCCACTGAGTCAGGAGAACTCACCTTGGAAAATGTTTCTCTGGATTCCAAAAACATCAATGGAATCCTGGAATCAACTCCATTGGAGTTAGTTGATGGGTACATTCGAGAATTACGGGTTTCAATACCTTGGAGCTCTCTACTCTCGGAAAACTGTCATTTTTCTATATTGGGTCTTACACTTACACTTGCTGCGAGACCTCCTCCACCTCAGGCCTCCTCCTCTTCCACTTTTCACTCCATGTATGAGAGCTTCAGTTCCATGAATCTTGCACAG GATGTAAGCAAAGAAGAAGAGTCCCTCATAGGAGATCCTGTGGGTGGTGTACAGTATCTTGCTGAAGCAATCGATTCAATTCTTACAAGACTTCGAGTATCTCTTTTAGATACTGTTATTCGAATCGAATACGTACCCGGTTTAGAAACAAGGGGTCTTGCTCTTGAGCTAAGAATTTCAGAAGTTGTATATTCTGGACATCAAGACGCCAATGATCCAAGTTCTTCTTCACTAAAGAAAGTATTATTCCGTCAAGTAGATTTATTATCGGATGAGTTTGTATTCAGAAATGCAGAGGATAATGAAGAGCTTCTAGAGGATCAACCTCCTCTACGACTCGCTCGGCTTTCTGGATCCACAGAACTCATTTTACATTTTAGTGAAGAGAAAAATGATTATGGATTACCCAGTGTCTTGGAAGAATTTGATATTAACTGCGGGTTACTGGCAGTTCATATCTATCCTCATCAAATTCATACAGTTATGGAAATTgctaaatcaattttctttaaacCCCAGGAACCTCTTATGCATCACAAGCATCATcacaatattgaaaatttactacaaaaaaagcATTATTTTACAGCCACAATCCAATCAAGCTATGCTCAATCAGTGGACAAGTGGTTCCATGTTGGAGAGT CCCCCTCCACGGttgaatttccaaaaatatccataaaaattgCTTGTTTTATTTCTGCCTTTATTGAGCGTGACGAGAATATCTCCAAATTAGGAG GAAATTatcagaagatttttttaaagaaaactttaaaattcccccccttgcaaaaaaatagactGAATATTCTCCATGATTATGTCACTTCTGCTTGCAAAGAAAACTCTCATATTCAAGTAGTGGGCGCTCCTCTTAAAATCTGTATGAAAGATATATCTCATATCACCGTATCTGTGGGTGAACTCAGTGTTAGAGAGTTAATACTTTCTGACCCTCGATCCTCCCCTGAGATATATCAAATTTTGGACTTTAGCTCATCTACAGAAATCAAAAGAAATCCAGACCTCAAGGTGAAGATATCCCATAAGTGTCCCCGTGATGAGAAAAACTGTCTGGAAATAATTGTAGCAATAAATCCCGTAATACTTGAAGTAGATTTGGGAATTGTAGATAGAGTATATTGCCTTCTAAACTACTCAGAAATGGATCCCACTTGCATCAAAACCATCATGGATAAATCACAGCAGTCTAGTTCTTTCGAACTTAGTCTCACTAGTTCACAggtcaaaatcaatttttatgtaccTAAGATTGATCTTCGTAGTCCACCAGATATTCCATCCTTTGTTGAATACTTTTGGTCGCGACATGTCCATTCCGAATCATTGGTATTTAGCATTGATGAGCTTATGTTGACTTCAATTGCTCAGAATGATGTTGTGAACTTGAATATATCATCTGATTTAGTAAGAATATTCTATGTTGAGGAAGACGCTCACTATGActtgattgaaataaaaaaatccctgtCTTCAGAGGGATCCTCATCCTCAGCGGCTACTATTTTCATACAGATAAATCTAGATGAAAGTAAAAGACTATTTTGGAAGTTCGATAAATCTTTAAATTCGAAAAGTTCTGAAGAATATCTCATTTCTGGAGCAAATGTAGAGAATACATTGGAGCGCACGTTAGACAAAGGGATCTCCAAACAAATACTAGAGGCTCTTAGTTTTGGACAAACCAATAATAACGTTCTAATTGATTTATCCATTGATGACATTAGTATTATTCTTCCATctaaacatatatatgaaataatatataatcgtTTAGGAAACGATCTTCTCCTCTGGTTCCCTTTGATATACCGtgtaaaagaatatatttttggtattctGTTTGACGATCCATTAAAGTATGATGATAATTTTGGCTTTTCTACTGGTTACTCAAATCAAGTGAAGGATTTCGATGAGTATGAAGAAAATATCACATGTTCCTCTAACAATAGCTCCAAAAAGTCTTTCCCGAAATGTGGAAAAAATCTATGTATTCATGTAGACACAACCGTTCTTTTAAAAGTTGGAAGTGGAAAAATACTCATTTGCCCAAACGTTTGGTATAAGtctcatgaaaataataataaagcctTATTGGCATCAGTGCAAAAGCTTTCACTATCATGCGTGGTTGGTCTTGAGCGGGATCCTgagataattatattcaatctCAAAGTGGACGATGGATCTATAAAGTATGGACATTCTACCTgtaataaacaagaacatttcTTAAATGATCCTAATCTTCATAGTTTGTTTGAAAAAACGGACTTTTGTAGAAGGGCTTGGCTTGATGTCTTAGAAACTCAGCTTCCTCTCTTGGAAATTACctctaaaatactttttaatagtaagagcaatttaaagaaaataaatctttcatttgCTTTACAAGAGGCATCTATTTTAATGTCGAGTGAAAACTTGGAACTACAATACTTTATCGAGtggataattgatttttttactgttgTGGAGTATCCCATCGTTGGGTATAATCCTCCGGTAATCTTAACTGAAATGCAATTTGATATAAAACGTTCTTCTTTGGATCTACACTTCCCAGCTAAGCAGAGACTCACTCTAAGTCTAGGATCTATGAAAATGTCTTGTAACTTTTTGGACTCCAGTTTGGATATGTCGATTGCTCTATGCTTAGAAGATGTTGGCCTATTTTTGTCTCAAGATTCCATTGATCCTGTTGAATCATCGATTTGTTTCTGTGATCTTGACTACCTTGACTTGTATGTATTTCTTAAGGAAAACTTTGAAAAGCCTCCTATACTTGATATTACTTGTAGCTGTAATTTGTTGAGAGTTAGAACTTGTGCTGATACAATTAAAATACTGACGAAATTGGTATCCGAATTCATTGAGGAACATGAAAAAGCATTTACTAAGAATGCAAATAAACACTCACGAACGGTTATAACAGATCAAGAAGTTCATGAAGTTGAAAATGTATTTGACGAAAGTGAAGATGTAGTTCCTGATATAGCTGAAGCCATGGAGGATTTACTTCGTGATACTCTACAAGAAAACAAGAAGGAAACAAAAGACACAAAGAAGATGGGAGGTCATGTTTTCTTTTTCCCTGATGAAGCTAATCCAAATCAATTTCCTGATTCCTTGGGAATGACTCAGTCATTCTATGCTGATCCAGATGCTATGAGTGCTAGTGATATTCGTCAAAAATATAGCATTGGCGAATCGGATACTTTCGATGAAGAATTTTGTATTCTTGATAATGAAATCGGTACAGGGATTATTTCTAGATCCGGAGAACCTACTGTTCGATGCTTATTAGATTCAACTGATAACATTGTCATGATTGACAATCATTTTTCAATACCTGACCAGTCCATTGATTATTTACGAACCCCCAAAAATTTTCCCAAATTTCAAACTTCCTTTACTCTCAAAAAGCTTTCAGTTCTTTGGAAAATGTATGGGGGTAATGATTTTAGCTCATCCAAGGAGCTAGCACTCAACACAAAGTCTCAACTTCAAAAAATGGGAATGTCTCTTTATGTAGATCCACAAACATCTGTTATATTATGTAACGATggcaatattttgaaaagaaaggaGCGAACTCCACCCGGACGATCCGCCCGTCTATTAGCAGATAATCTCAAAACCAAAGGTGGTCCTGGACGTAATGAAGAACAGTTGATTGAGATATGTATTCACAAGTTACAGCTCAAACATGAAGTATATAACCAAGAAGCAAATGAATCTTCCAGACAAATATTGATTGTTCCTCTTCTCGAAATTTGTGATAGATTGGCGATTTCTGATATTAATAAACTTCTTTACCCATATGCTAGTCGAACGCGACCTCAGAGAAGCAATGCTAACATGCTTACGTACAAGTGTGTAAACCttcgaaaagaaaataatatcaatgaaaGCAATGTCCATGTATCCCTTCAACCCTTTCGTATCAACATTGATCAAGATACTCTGTTCTTCATCATTGATTTTGGCTGTGCTCTTATTCCTAATGCTTATAGTGCTGCTATTCCGCCCAAATCCTTTCTCACGGAATCTGAGAGAAAGGTTAAGTATAATAATGAAATGGAAACAATCATTATCCAAGAGGAGAGCAGTGAATCGCAAGGTCAAGAAAGCGTTGACTCTATAACAACGACTACATCTCAGTCCCTTTCTCCACCACCCTCAGAATCTGAAAAAAGGTCACAGCCACAGCCTTTCataaaatcatttgttttttcgCATAGCGTTCCTATAAGAATAGATTATTTAGGTAAATACGTGGATCTAACTCATGGTACTCTTAAAGGCTTATTGGTAGGCTTGGCTCAATTGAATTGTTCAGAACTCACACTCAAAAAGGTTTCCTATCAAAGTGGCATATTGGGACTtgataaattgttcaaattgCTCCTTATGGATTGGTTTGAGGATGTGAAACAAAATCAAGTTCCGTCTCTTCTGGGTGGAGTTGGTCCCATGTACTCATTCTTGCAACTGATGCAGGGTATTAAAGATCTTATTCTCTTACCTCTTGAGCAGTATCAAAAAGATGGAAGATTGATGCGAGGCATTCAGAAGGGTGCAAATAGCTTTACTGCCTCTACGGCTATGGGTATATTAGACATGACAAACAGAATGTTGggacttataaaatttatggCTGAAATTGCATTTGATATTATGTCTCCTGATGGCCCAGCATTGCATTCCCAACTTCCTAGTATTGAACACAAGCGACTTCGTCGTAAAAGAACGATAGTTTCTCGTCCTAGCGATATGAGGGAAGGAATCTTTAACGCCTTAGTCGTAGTAAGAGACGGATTTGATGAAACTGCACGCACTTTAATTGAAGCAGCTTCAAATGAAAGATCAAAGAAGGGAATATCTGGTGCAGTTGGAGGTGTACTCAAACAAGTTCCATCTACCATGATGAAACCCGTGATTGTAGCTGCATCAGCCACTTCAAACGTTTTGGAAGGCGTCAAAAATCAGGTTGCTCCTGAGGGTcgcaaagaagaagaagagaaatgGAGGAAGCTATAG